A genomic window from Sceloporus undulatus isolate JIND9_A2432 ecotype Alabama chromosome 9, SceUnd_v1.1, whole genome shotgun sequence includes:
- the LOC121915056 gene encoding immunoglobulin superfamily DCC subclass member 3-like isoform X1 yields MSLWNIWLIFGLSLQGWGLVYSSELAFVLEPSDVIAVRDRPLLLHCQVEGEAPITITWYRNGMALSNDSHMAILSNGSLLLESVHRRPRGGGSPDATTNATESSAGEYSCATQNRYGLLVSRKARVQIATLSKFHMHPESMSVEEGGVARFQCFIQGVPEATITWERNRTALQTDDYRFTLLPTGILQITGVRRSDVGTYRCVASNIANTRYSQEATLSISVSAPKLYKEPVILSGPQNLTITVHQTAILECIATGNPRPIVSWSRLDGRSIGVEGIQVLGTGNLMISDVSVKHAGVYVCAANRPGTRVRRTAQGILMVQAPPEFVQWPQSISKPPGSSAIFTCVAQGVPEPHLIWLKNGKVLAPGENIKLTHNNSTLMIQRITSADEAIYQCIAENSAGTNQASARLAVALSKELPSSPEGVQATALSTTSIQVSWLEPPMEVTEAIIGYVLHIRKAGESDSRELQEAVSKTTFQHVFTNLEPSTTYSIYLKAYSPLGASQDSQPILATTLGSIPAALGFFTKILNISSIQVFWELPARPGRIEGFKLYLRKLPSAHYEGPQLLPGTANSFVYSDLEPSAMYEIKLQAFNGNGDGNSSVRFVSLKENSERLDANSVCQCGQDGDSSLAGIVIGVHIGMACIIFCVLFLMFGYRKSLFCKKGTQESWTVPQGTELVQTTTQEPPRTQRKPEGGAKPSEMVELVTQNPQPSEGRNNHATPHFEVTIERCPPSQPSG; encoded by the exons GTCTGGTCTACTCTTCTGAGCTGGCTTTCGTCCTGGAGCCTAGCGATGTGATTGCCGTCCGGGATCGTCCTCTGCTCCTGCATTGCCAAGTGGAAGGCGAAGCGCCCATCACAATCACTTGGTACAGGAATGGCATGGCCCTCTCCAACGACAGCCACATGGCCATCTTATCCAATGGCTCCCTTCTCCTGGAGAGTGTCCACCGGCGGCCGCGAGGAGGGGGAAGCCCCGATGCCACGACCAATGCCACCGAGTCGAGCGCCGGAGAGTACAGCTGTGCCACCCAGAACCGCTATGGTCTGCTTGTCAGTCGCAAGGCCAGAGTCCAGATTGCCA cccTGTCCAAATTCCACATGCACCCGGAGTCCATGTCAGTGGAAGAAGGAGGCGTTGCCCGGTTCCAGTGCTTCATCCAAGGGGTCCCTGAAGCCACCATAACCTGGGAACGCAACCGGACGGCCCTGCAAACAGATGACTACCG GTTTACCTTGCTCCCGACTGGCATCTTGCAGATTACGGGCGTCCGGCGTTCAGACGTAGGGACCTACCGCTGCGTAGCCAGCAACATCGCCAATACCCGCTACAGCCAAGAGGCCACATTGAGCATCAGTG TCTCTGCTCCCAAACTCTACAAGGAACCGGTCATTTTGTCAGGACCGCAGAACCTGACCATCACGGTGCATCAGACGGCCATCCTGGAGTGCATTGCCACCGGAAACCCTCGGCCCATCGTCTCCTGGAGTCGCCTGG ATGGACGTTCGATTGGGGTCGAAGGTATCCAAGTCTTGGGAACTGGCAACCTGATGATCTCAGATGTATCAGTGAAACACGCTGGCGTTTACGTCTGCGCTGCAAATCGCCCGGGCACTCGTGTGCGCCGTACTGCGCAGGGTATCCTCATGGTTCAAG CTCCACCTGAATTTGTgcagtggccccaatccatctccAAGCCGCCTGGCAGCAGTGCCATCTTCACCTGCGTGGCGCAAGGCGTGCCAGAGCCCCACCTCATCTGGCTGAAGAACGGGAAAGTCCTGGCGCCCGGCGAAAACATCAAACTCACCCACAACAACAG CACCCTGATGATCCAGAGGATCACTTCGGCGGACGAAGCCATCTACCAATGCATCGCGGAGAACAGCGCTGGCACCAACCAGGCCAGCGCCCGGTTGGCTGTGGCTCTCTCCAAAGAGCTGCCCAGTTCCCCCGAAGGGGTCCAGGCCACTGCCCTCTCCACCACATCCATCCAGGTCTCGTGGCTTGAGCCCCCCATGGAAGTGACCGAGGCCATAATTGGTTACGTGCTTCACATCCGTAAGGCAGGAG AATCCGACAGCCGGGAACTGCAAGAGGCGGTCAGCAAGACGACCTTCCAGCATGTCTTCACCAACCTCGAACCCTCAACAACTTACTCCATCTACCTGAAGGCGTACTCACCCTTGGGCGCCAGCCAGGATTCCCAGCCCATCCTGGCCACCACCCTGGGCAGCA TCCCTGCAGCATTGGGTTTCTTCACCAAGATCTTGAACATCAGCTCCATCCAAGTCTTCTGGGAGCTGCCTGCCCGACCTGGACGGATTGAAGGCTTCAAACTTTACCTCCGGAAGCTGCCCAGTGCCCACTATGAGGGTCCTCAGCTCTTGCCTGGCACGGCCAACTCCTTCGTCTACAGTGACTTGG AACCGTCCGCCATGTACGAGATCAAACTCCAGGCCTTCAATGGGAACGGCGATGGGAACAGCAGCGTGCGGTTTGTCTCGCTCAAGGAGAATTCGGAGAGGCTAG ATGCCAACTCGGTATGCCAATGTGGGCAGGACGGGGACAGCTCCCTCGCTGGCATTGTCATCGGCGTCCACATCGGCATGGCATGCATCATATTCTGTGTCCTTTTCCTGATGTTTGGCTACCGCAAGAG CCTTTTCTGCAAGAAAGGAACGCAAGAGAGCTGGACGGTTCCGCAAGGCACAGAGCTGGTCCAGACTACCACCCAGGAGCCTCCCCGTACCCAGCGGAAACCCGAAGGTGGGGCCAAGCCTTCAGAGATGGTGGAACTGGTCACTCAG AACCCCCAGCCCTCCGAGGGACGCAACAACCATGCCACTCCCCATTTCGAAGTGACGATTGAGCGCTGCCCTCCCTCCCAGCCCAGCGGTTAA
- the LOC121915056 gene encoding immunoglobulin superfamily DCC subclass member 3-like isoform X2 produces the protein MSLWNIWLIFGLSLQGWGLVYSSELAFVLEPSDVIAVRDRPLLLHCQVEGEAPITITWYRNGMALSNDSHMAILSNGSLLLESVHRRPRGGGSPDATTNATESSAGEYSCATQNRYGLLVSRKARVQIATLSKFHMHPESMSVEEGGVARFQCFIQGVPEATITWERNRTALQTDDYRFTLLPTGILQITGVRRSDVGTYRCVASNIANTRYSQEATLSISVSAPKLYKEPVILSGPQNLTITVHQTAILECIATGNPRPIVSWSRLDGRSIGVEGIQVLGTGNLMISDVSVKHAGVYVCAANRPGTRVRRTAQGILMVQAPPEFVQWPQSISKPPGSSAIFTCVAQGVPEPHLIWLKNGKVLAPGENIKLTHNNSTLMIQRITSADEAIYQCIAENSAGTNQASARLAVALSKELPSSPEGVQATALSTTSIQVSWLEPPMEVTEAIIGYVLHIRKAGESDSRELQEAVSKTTFQHVFTNLEPSTTYSIYLKAYSPLGASQDSQPILATTLGSIPAALGFFTKILNISSIQVFWELPARPGRIEGFKLYLRKLPSAHYEGPQLLPGTANSFVYSDLEPSAMYEIKLQAFNGNGDGNSSVRFVSLKENSERLDANSVCQCGQDGDSSLAGIVIGVHIGMACIIFCVLFLMFGYRKR, from the exons GTCTGGTCTACTCTTCTGAGCTGGCTTTCGTCCTGGAGCCTAGCGATGTGATTGCCGTCCGGGATCGTCCTCTGCTCCTGCATTGCCAAGTGGAAGGCGAAGCGCCCATCACAATCACTTGGTACAGGAATGGCATGGCCCTCTCCAACGACAGCCACATGGCCATCTTATCCAATGGCTCCCTTCTCCTGGAGAGTGTCCACCGGCGGCCGCGAGGAGGGGGAAGCCCCGATGCCACGACCAATGCCACCGAGTCGAGCGCCGGAGAGTACAGCTGTGCCACCCAGAACCGCTATGGTCTGCTTGTCAGTCGCAAGGCCAGAGTCCAGATTGCCA cccTGTCCAAATTCCACATGCACCCGGAGTCCATGTCAGTGGAAGAAGGAGGCGTTGCCCGGTTCCAGTGCTTCATCCAAGGGGTCCCTGAAGCCACCATAACCTGGGAACGCAACCGGACGGCCCTGCAAACAGATGACTACCG GTTTACCTTGCTCCCGACTGGCATCTTGCAGATTACGGGCGTCCGGCGTTCAGACGTAGGGACCTACCGCTGCGTAGCCAGCAACATCGCCAATACCCGCTACAGCCAAGAGGCCACATTGAGCATCAGTG TCTCTGCTCCCAAACTCTACAAGGAACCGGTCATTTTGTCAGGACCGCAGAACCTGACCATCACGGTGCATCAGACGGCCATCCTGGAGTGCATTGCCACCGGAAACCCTCGGCCCATCGTCTCCTGGAGTCGCCTGG ATGGACGTTCGATTGGGGTCGAAGGTATCCAAGTCTTGGGAACTGGCAACCTGATGATCTCAGATGTATCAGTGAAACACGCTGGCGTTTACGTCTGCGCTGCAAATCGCCCGGGCACTCGTGTGCGCCGTACTGCGCAGGGTATCCTCATGGTTCAAG CTCCACCTGAATTTGTgcagtggccccaatccatctccAAGCCGCCTGGCAGCAGTGCCATCTTCACCTGCGTGGCGCAAGGCGTGCCAGAGCCCCACCTCATCTGGCTGAAGAACGGGAAAGTCCTGGCGCCCGGCGAAAACATCAAACTCACCCACAACAACAG CACCCTGATGATCCAGAGGATCACTTCGGCGGACGAAGCCATCTACCAATGCATCGCGGAGAACAGCGCTGGCACCAACCAGGCCAGCGCCCGGTTGGCTGTGGCTCTCTCCAAAGAGCTGCCCAGTTCCCCCGAAGGGGTCCAGGCCACTGCCCTCTCCACCACATCCATCCAGGTCTCGTGGCTTGAGCCCCCCATGGAAGTGACCGAGGCCATAATTGGTTACGTGCTTCACATCCGTAAGGCAGGAG AATCCGACAGCCGGGAACTGCAAGAGGCGGTCAGCAAGACGACCTTCCAGCATGTCTTCACCAACCTCGAACCCTCAACAACTTACTCCATCTACCTGAAGGCGTACTCACCCTTGGGCGCCAGCCAGGATTCCCAGCCCATCCTGGCCACCACCCTGGGCAGCA TCCCTGCAGCATTGGGTTTCTTCACCAAGATCTTGAACATCAGCTCCATCCAAGTCTTCTGGGAGCTGCCTGCCCGACCTGGACGGATTGAAGGCTTCAAACTTTACCTCCGGAAGCTGCCCAGTGCCCACTATGAGGGTCCTCAGCTCTTGCCTGGCACGGCCAACTCCTTCGTCTACAGTGACTTGG AACCGTCCGCCATGTACGAGATCAAACTCCAGGCCTTCAATGGGAACGGCGATGGGAACAGCAGCGTGCGGTTTGTCTCGCTCAAGGAGAATTCGGAGAGGCTAG ATGCCAACTCGGTATGCCAATGTGGGCAGGACGGGGACAGCTCCCTCGCTGGCATTGTCATCGGCGTCCACATCGGCATGGCATGCATCATATTCTGTGTCCTTTTCCTGATGTTTGGCTACCGCAAGAGGTGA